GAAGGTTAAAACCGTATATGGAGTCGGCAATATTATAGGGAAAAGCCCTGCAATGCAGGAACTAATAAGGCTTATACCAAAGGTTGCACAGAGTGGCTCGAATGTCCTTATCCAAGGGGAATCTGGCACTGGGAAGGAACTTGTAGCCAATGCACTGCATAACCTAAGCCCGCGGGCAGAAAAAAGCCTTGTTGCCATAAACTGTGCGTCATTGCCTGAAGGACTGCTTGAGTCAGAGCTTTTCGGTCACATGAAGGGCTCATTCACAGGTGCAGTCCATAATAAGCAGGGGCTTTTTGAGGTTGCTGACAGAGGCACACTCTTTTTAGATGAGGTCGTAGAGATGCCCTTAAATCTTCAGTCAAAACTTCTTAGGGCTATTGAATTAGGAGTATTCAGGCGCGTAGGAGGCACTGATGACATCAAGGTCGATGTAAGGATAATTTCAGCCACAAATAAAGACCTGAAAGAGGAGGTTTCAGCAGGTAGGTTTAGGGAAGACCTCTTCTATAGGCTCAATGTAGTTCCTCTAAGGATTCTGCCTCTAAGGGAAAGAAAAGGGGATATTCCGCTTTATGTAGAGCATTTCTTAGGCAAGCTATCCGAAAGAAAAAGGCAGTTCTCAAAAAAGGCAATGAGCCTCTTTATGAGCTATCCATGGAATGGCAATGTCAGAGAGCTTGAAAATGTAATTGAAAGAACCCTGCTTTTTAGCGATAAGGATACTATACCCGAAGGGGACCTTCCGCCTGAGATTACAATGTTTCGCCCTGAAGAGAAGATTGCTTTGCCTGATATATCTAAGGGGATAGACATCGAGGAGGTTATGGGCTCTATAGAAAAGAGCTATATCCTCGAGGCACTTAAGCTTAAAGGAGG
This genomic interval from Nitrospirota bacterium contains the following:
- a CDS encoding sigma-54-dependent Fis family transcriptional regulator, whose translation is MEKSKILIVEDEKNMREVLKILLEGEGYEVVTAHDGIDGLGCIQKDIFDLVISDIKMPGVDGFGILKKLHEVSPETFVIMITAFGTTESAVEAMKLGAYDYIYKPFRIDEIRLIVKNALDKKRLNAEVSILREKVKTVYGVGNIIGKSPAMQELIRLIPKVAQSGSNVLIQGESGTGKELVANALHNLSPRAEKSLVAINCASLPEGLLESELFGHMKGSFTGAVHNKQGLFEVADRGTLFLDEVVEMPLNLQSKLLRAIELGVFRRVGGTDDIKVDVRIISATNKDLKEEVSAGRFREDLFYRLNVVPLRILPLRERKGDIPLYVEHFLGKLSERKRQFSKKAMSLFMSYPWNGNVRELENVIERTLLFSDKDTIPEGDLPPEITMFRPEEKIALPDISKGIDIEEVMGSIEKSYILEALKLKGGKKTDAAKLLRLSFRSLRHRLQKYGIK